A region of the Thermovirga sp. genome:
ATCGGTGCATCCCGCCTTTCTTGTCTATTCGTAGGACTGGTGGTCCTTTAGGAACGTGCAACGATCGTAGCGGCCCGGAAGCAGAAGAGACACGGCCCGCCGGATTTCCTGCTCGTCCGTGTAGTCGTAGATCTTCTTCTGACTTGTGACCCAGTTGTCGCTGACCATCCAGCCCGCTCCGATAACGTTGGTCACAGGCAGTTCCCCCCACCTGTCGTCTACGGAGGAGGCCAGCGACATCTCCGCCGTTGCAGGTTCCCATGAGTAGATGCGGCTGGGGCTGTCGTAGTTGATCACCCTGAGATTCGCGAAGCCTCCGTGCTCTATATCGTACCTGTGGTTGAGGCAACCGCCGCCGATAACTGCCGGTCTCTCCCTTGAGCACCCCTCCTGCTCCATCCTGAAGCCTTTCTGGTTGTAGGATCCTATCTTCAGTTTCACGTCTATCAGATCGACCCCGCCGCGACGTATGAGGCATCTTCCCTCGTCGCCCGTCCTCTCGACGAGGATCCTTTCGCACAGCTTCTTGGCAAGCCCGGACCCCTCGCGCCCGGAGAAGGCTCCCATCAGTGAGCCGGGGCCGCTCAGCATCAGCCCCAGGAAGTAGACGCCCTCGTAATCTCCTAGGCGCGCCATTATCCCGAGCCCTCCCTCCATGTACCATGGAGAGAAGGTGGGCTGGCGGATGTTCACGATGTAGGCGTATGCCATCGGGTTTGAAGGGTCCGCCGGCACCAGGGGCGGCGGCAGCAGTTCCTGCGCCCTTTTCGGGTCGGTGTTGAAAAAAAGCTGGATGCCGTACTGGTCGTTCATCGCGCCATCCTTCATGAAGTCCTCGATTTTTTCCTCCGGAATCTGGTAGCCTCTGTCCATAATAAACTCTCCTTTCGTCTATGCTTGCGGTTCAAACGTGAACGCCCTGCCGCGCGCGTCCTGCGTCGCCTCGAGTATGCGCCCGCAGCACCT
Encoded here:
- a CDS encoding acetoacetate decarboxylase family protein, which produces MDRGYQIPEEKIEDFMKDGAMNDQYGIQLFFNTDPKRAQELLPPPLVPADPSNPMAYAYIVNIRQPTFSPWYMEGGLGIMARLGDYEGVYFLGLMLSGPGSLMGAFSGREGSGLAKKLCERILVERTGDEGRCLIRRGGVDLIDVKLKIGSYNQKGFRMEQEGCSRERPAVIGGGCLNHRYDIEHGGFANLRVINYDSPSRIYSWEPATAEMSLASSVDDRWGELPVTNVIGAGWMVSDNWVTSQKKIYDYTDEQEIRRAVSLLLPGRYDRCTFLKDHQSYE